One part of the Leptolyngbya sp. FACHB-261 genome encodes these proteins:
- a CDS encoding glycoside hydrolase 100 family protein, producing the protein MDLPITAVFDPRRLSRETDVIKTARELLYEKALVSVQGQPVGTLAAIPRSIRRGGQSVAAEPDLNYTEIFIRDNIPAMIYFLLDGRGDIVRNFLDQVLKLQSTRDETAGIFPTSFFEENGRIVADYGQRAIGRVCSVDATLWWPILAHIYVQYTGDKAWATSEPVQQGISRFLNLILHPQFRDAPTLHVPDGAFMIDRPLDVWGAPLEIQVLLYGALLSSAGLIRLALSEHGLVSMPGNRLAYLRRPTGEDARMIDRFKRTLDWLRRLRRHMLTYYWVNASTVQVLRRHPTEQYGDLISNQFNINADTVPVWLQTWLGRDGGYLLGNIRTGRPDFRFFTLGNCLGAIFGLLNTTQRHALFRLIYQNRDELMAQMPMRICHPPLDGVDWENQTGFDRKNVAWSYHNGGHWPCLLWFLSLAVVRNQQGCQDSLEGSKQRELHEVMMMTLEDSYKVLLKRLPKQNWPEYFDGPTGLWVGLQARFYQTWTITGLLLTQHLLRGNPSDAAVMDMPSLKDLCETELPEI; encoded by the coding sequence ATGGACCTGCCGATTACTGCCGTATTTGATCCACGCCGTTTGAGCCGTGAGACAGACGTTATCAAGACGGCTCGTGAGCTCTTGTACGAGAAAGCATTGGTTAGCGTTCAGGGACAGCCGGTCGGCACCCTAGCTGCCATCCCCCGATCCATTCGCCGGGGAGGGCAGTCGGTAGCCGCTGAGCCTGACCTGAACTATACCGAAATCTTTATTCGGGATAATATCCCGGCGATGATTTATTTCCTGCTAGATGGTCGTGGCGACATTGTGCGCAACTTCCTCGATCAAGTTCTCAAGCTCCAGAGCACCAGGGACGAAACTGCGGGCATCTTTCCCACCAGTTTCTTCGAGGAAAATGGGCGCATTGTGGCTGACTATGGTCAACGAGCGATTGGGCGTGTCTGCTCTGTGGATGCCACGCTCTGGTGGCCGATCCTCGCCCATATCTACGTTCAATACACCGGTGACAAAGCCTGGGCGACCAGTGAGCCGGTGCAGCAGGGCATCAGTCGTTTTCTGAACCTGATTTTGCACCCTCAGTTTCGGGATGCTCCAACGCTCCACGTGCCCGATGGTGCGTTCATGATTGACCGGCCCTTGGACGTGTGGGGAGCCCCGCTCGAAATTCAAGTGTTGCTCTATGGTGCCCTACTCAGTTCTGCTGGCCTGATCCGGTTGGCGCTTTCTGAGCACGGCCTAGTGTCGATGCCTGGCAACCGTTTGGCCTATCTACGTCGTCCTACGGGTGAGGATGCCCGGATGATCGACCGTTTCAAGCGCACCTTGGACTGGTTGCGTCGTCTGCGCCGCCACATGTTGACATATTACTGGGTCAATGCTAGTACGGTGCAGGTTTTGCGCCGCCACCCAACCGAGCAGTATGGCGACCTGATCTCCAACCAGTTCAATATCAACGCCGATACCGTGCCAGTTTGGTTGCAAACCTGGCTAGGCCGTGATGGCGGCTACTTGCTGGGAAATATCCGCACAGGCCGTCCTGATTTCCGCTTCTTCACCCTCGGCAACTGCTTGGGGGCGATTTTCGGACTTCTCAACACCACCCAACGCCATGCCTTGTTCCGGCTGATTTATCAGAACCGGGACGAACTCATGGCCCAGATGCCAATGCGCATTTGCCATCCGCCTCTGGATGGCGTGGATTGGGAAAACCAAACCGGATTTGACCGCAAGAATGTGGCTTGGTCTTATCACAACGGCGGCCACTGGCCCTGTCTGCTGTGGTTCTTATCCCTGGCGGTGGTCCGCAACCAGCAAGGGTGCCAGGACAGCCTCGAAGGCAGCAAACAGCGGGAGCTGCACGAGGTGATGATGATGACGCTGGAGGACTCCTACAAGGTGCTGCTCAAGCGTCTGCCCAAGCAAAACTGGCCGGAGTATTTTGATGGTCCTACGGGTTTATGGGTTGGGCTACAAGCTCGCTTCTACCAGACCTGGACCATTACCGGGCTGTTGTTGACGCAGCATTTGTTGCGAGGTAACCCCAGCGACGCGGCGGTGATGGATATGCCCAGTCTCAAGGATCTCTGTGAAACCGAGTTGCCAGAGATCTAA
- a CDS encoding thermonuclease family protein has translation MRKTSRLKPGRAVALWVIAAIGLSLWLTACQKALVRPDPDHATQVVQVQRVINAQALDVVSAQATPGLTERVQLIGLDAPDLEQRPWGLQAQRFLDDLIGPKSVRSQSQPVLLEFDVQPQDRFGRKLAYIWVGELLVNEKLVAEGYALAVLRPPNLKYEERLRRAQERARLLGLGIWNPDQPMRISPSEFRRQYQ, from the coding sequence TTGAGGAAGACTAGCCGCCTGAAACCTGGGCGAGCGGTTGCGCTTTGGGTCATTGCAGCAATTGGGCTGAGTTTATGGCTGACCGCTTGTCAGAAAGCTTTAGTGCGTCCTGACCCTGACCATGCCACCCAAGTGGTGCAGGTGCAACGCGTGATTAATGCTCAGGCTTTGGATGTTGTCAGTGCTCAGGCCACACCAGGCTTGACCGAGCGAGTGCAGTTGATTGGTCTTGATGCACCGGATTTGGAACAACGGCCCTGGGGCTTGCAAGCACAGCGATTTTTGGACGATTTGATTGGTCCTAAATCGGTCCGCTCTCAAAGCCAGCCTGTGTTGCTGGAATTCGACGTGCAACCGCAAGATCGATTTGGCCGTAAATTGGCCTACATCTGGGTTGGTGAGCTGTTGGTGAACGAAAAATTAGTTGCTGAAGGTTATGCTCTGGCAGTACTTCGTCCCCCCAATCTCAAGTATGAGGAACGCTTGCGACGTGCCCAGGAGCGAGCGCGTTTGCTAGGGCTTGGCATCTGGAATCCAGATCAGCCAATGCGAATTAGCCCCAGTGAATTTCGTCGGCAGTATCAATAA
- a CDS encoding 2Fe-2S iron-sulfur cluster-binding protein yields the protein MPPIEPTASEPKRTHTVKIHHRAADTHYTVQVPEDRYILHSAENQGANLPFACRNGACTTCAVRILAGEIYQPEAMGLSPGLRQQGYALLCVAYPCSDLEVETQDEDEVYELQFGRYFGKGRVRFGLPLEED from the coding sequence ATGCCTCCGATTGAACCTACGGCGTCTGAGCCAAAACGCACTCACACAGTCAAGATTCACCACCGAGCTGCTGACACTCATTACACTGTTCAGGTGCCAGAGGATCGCTACATTCTGCACAGTGCTGAAAACCAGGGTGCAAATCTGCCTTTTGCCTGCCGTAATGGAGCCTGTACAACCTGTGCTGTGCGCATTTTAGCGGGAGAAATTTACCAACCTGAGGCGATGGGACTATCGCCAGGGCTACGGCAGCAGGGCTACGCGTTGTTATGCGTTGCCTATCCCTGTTCAGATTTGGAAGTCGAAACCCAAGACGAGGATGAGGTCTACGAACTTCAATTTGGGCGTTACTTCGGTAAAGGGCGGGTTCGCTTTGGACTACCGCTTGAGGAAGACTAG
- a CDS encoding Rieske 2Fe-2S domain-containing protein, giving the protein MELETALRDQTVRNIVREVGINPNHWYAIARSAQLQPEKVLPVVFWRQSLAVFRDNQGQVHVLDDICPHKGVSLHKGTVQGCHLVCPYHGWEYDGASGECAAIPYLPEGQKLPRASVRSYPVQERYGLIWIFPGAPELADQKMVLDVPQAEEDGWLDVLLEAHFKAHFSICNENTMDVFHGHLHAKHQAWYDTKLVKLQETPDLVQAQYDVTYQNWLAPLLGLSERGNQVTTQRITIEYIYPHLRSSLGNLSRLYLLRMPVNEYESHSFGLFFFKVKIPRFLNPLKPLIRSIVVNWVLMKFLVQDIEMMEDEQQTYQNEPNRRYVEINPAILAMQRLIVRQFEQVIKA; this is encoded by the coding sequence GTGGAACTAGAGACAGCCCTCAGAGATCAGACCGTCCGCAACATTGTCCGTGAAGTGGGGATCAACCCCAATCATTGGTATGCCATTGCTCGTAGCGCTCAACTTCAACCTGAGAAGGTGCTACCGGTCGTGTTCTGGCGACAGTCGCTAGCGGTCTTCCGAGACAATCAGGGGCAGGTTCATGTGCTGGATGACATCTGCCCTCATAAGGGGGTATCCCTGCACAAGGGCACAGTGCAAGGCTGCCATCTGGTTTGTCCCTACCACGGCTGGGAGTACGACGGCGCCAGTGGCGAATGTGCGGCGATTCCCTACCTACCTGAGGGACAAAAGTTGCCTCGGGCATCAGTCCGCAGCTATCCGGTGCAGGAGCGCTACGGACTGATCTGGATTTTTCCTGGCGCCCCGGAACTGGCGGACCAAAAAATGGTGCTCGACGTTCCTCAAGCTGAAGAGGATGGCTGGCTAGATGTGTTGCTAGAGGCACATTTCAAGGCACACTTCTCTATCTGCAACGAGAACACCATGGATGTATTTCATGGACATCTTCATGCCAAACATCAGGCTTGGTACGACACGAAGTTGGTGAAGCTTCAAGAAACGCCTGACCTAGTTCAAGCTCAGTACGATGTCACTTATCAGAACTGGTTGGCACCCCTACTGGGCCTCAGCGAGCGTGGTAACCAAGTCACAACTCAGCGCATCACTATCGAGTACATTTACCCTCACCTACGCAGCTCTTTAGGCAATCTCTCCCGGCTGTATCTGCTGCGAATGCCAGTCAATGAGTACGAGAGCCATTCTTTCGGTCTGTTCTTTTTTAAAGTCAAAATTCCTCGTTTTCTCAATCCGCTCAAACCTCTGATTCGCTCTATTGTCGTGAATTGGGTTCTGATGAAGTTCCTTGTGCAGGATATTGAGATGATGGAGGATGAGCAGCAAACTTACCAGAACGAACCCAATCGTCGTTATGTGGAAATCAATCCAGCGATCTTAGCGATGCAGCGTCTGATTGTGCGTCAGTTTGAGCAGGTCATAAAAGCCTGA
- a CDS encoding Rieske 2Fe-2S domain-containing protein — protein sequence MELETIFESQVARNPARKASVNPNYWYPVARSQDLKLGKILSARFWKQPLAVFRDQNGQIHAVDDICPHKGVSLHKGTVKGCHLVCPYHGWEYDGASGHCTAIPYLPEGQKLPRASVRSYPVQERYGLAWIFPGDPALAEQKALIDIPQYGDEDWLDVVLNFRFWAHFSICNENTMDMFHGHLHSNYQAWYGTKLLKLEETSDTVQAHYQVFYNNWLAPLLGLSKWGDKVSSQQVTIQYLYPHICSVVGDVSRVYMLRIPVSDVESHSFSLFFTKVRVPGILKPLKPLIRYLIRRFVLTKFLLQDLDMNENEQSTYQTNPERRYVEINPAVLAMQRVIVRQAEQASEQS from the coding sequence GTGGAATTAGAGACAATTTTTGAGAGCCAAGTTGCTCGCAATCCGGCCCGCAAAGCCAGCGTCAATCCCAATTACTGGTATCCTGTCGCCCGTTCGCAGGACCTCAAACTGGGCAAAATCCTGTCTGCTAGGTTCTGGAAGCAGCCGCTTGCGGTATTTCGAGACCAGAACGGACAAATCCATGCGGTAGATGACATTTGCCCCCACAAGGGGGTGTCACTACACAAGGGCACGGTGAAAGGCTGCCATTTGGTCTGCCCCTACCACGGCTGGGAGTATGACGGAGCCAGTGGGCATTGTACGGCAATTCCCTACCTGCCGGAAGGACAAAAGCTGCCTCGGGCCTCGGTCCGGAGCTATCCAGTCCAGGAGCGCTACGGCTTGGCCTGGATCTTTCCAGGGGACCCCGCCCTGGCTGAGCAGAAGGCTTTGATCGACATTCCTCAATATGGCGATGAAGACTGGCTAGATGTCGTCTTGAATTTCCGTTTCTGGGCGCATTTTTCCATCTGCAATGAGAACACGATGGATATGTTTCACGGACATTTGCATTCCAATTACCAAGCTTGGTACGGCACTAAGTTGCTGAAACTGGAGGAGACGTCAGACACTGTTCAAGCGCACTATCAGGTCTTCTACAACAACTGGTTGGCTCCCCTGTTGGGCTTGAGTAAATGGGGCGACAAGGTCAGTAGCCAGCAGGTCACCATTCAATACCTCTACCCGCACATTTGTAGCGTCGTGGGCGATGTTTCGCGGGTTTATATGCTGCGAATCCCCGTGAGTGATGTCGAAAGTCACTCCTTTAGCTTGTTTTTTACCAAAGTCAGAGTTCCCGGTATTCTCAAACCCCTCAAACCGCTCATTCGCTACCTGATTCGTCGCTTTGTGCTGACGAAGTTTCTCTTGCAGGATCTAGATATGAACGAAAATGAGCAATCGACTTACCAAACCAACCCTGAGCGCCGTTATGTCGAGATCAATCCAGCAGTTTTAGCGATGCAGCGTGTGATTGTCCGTCAGGCTGAGCAGGCAAGCGAGCAGAGCTGA
- a CDS encoding sterol desaturase family protein, whose protein sequence is MVFLSFGLAFAAAFVLGSFIEYWVHRLMHANARIGKRHRDHHRRNEAQGALPEFRDYFVGTVFLMPWLYLVSLSAGTGWLLGALSYALFSAYAHQLQHENPIGCFWMRRLPVHYVHHKYNQWHHNFGLGVDWWDHVFGTYQLVEWETEQEQAKSHLGQFEIRWW, encoded by the coding sequence ATGGTCTTTTTGTCTTTTGGTCTAGCCTTTGCCGCAGCGTTCGTGCTGGGCAGTTTTATCGAGTATTGGGTCCATCGCCTGATGCACGCTAATGCTCGCATCGGCAAGCGTCACCGCGATCATCACCGTCGTAACGAGGCTCAAGGGGCTTTGCCTGAATTCAGAGACTACTTCGTGGGCACCGTATTTCTGATGCCCTGGCTCTACCTGGTGTCCCTGTCTGCCGGAACTGGCTGGCTATTGGGCGCCTTAAGCTATGCGCTGTTTTCAGCCTACGCGCATCAACTCCAACATGAGAATCCCATTGGCTGCTTTTGGATGCGTCGTTTGCCGGTGCATTACGTCCATCACAAATACAATCAGTGGCACCACAATTTCGGATTGGGTGTTGACTGGTGGGATCACGTCTTTGGCACCTACCAGCTAGTGGAATGGGAAACCGAGCAGGAGCAAGCCAAGAGCCACTTGGGCCAATTTGAGATCCGCTGGTGGTAG
- the glgP gene encoding alpha-glucan family phosphorylase, producing the protein MQPIRTFNVTPALPERLEPLRKLAYNLHWVWNVETTSLFRRLDPDLWTSSRHNPVLMLGTISQERLQEAAEDEGFLAQMERAARQFDDYLQRGTWYRKQRGVNAAENECYAYFSAEFGLTDCLPIYSGGLGVLAGDHLKSASDLGLPLVGVGLLYQKGYFSQYLNADGWQQERYPINDFYNLPLHLERNPDGSELRISVDFPGRQILSRVWRVQVGTVPLYLLDTNIELNSQYDQDITDYLYGGDIDLRIHQEMMLGIGGVKMLKALGLNVTAFHMNEGHAAFLGLERIRTMIQEDGLTYDQAHQVAQSSQLFTTHTPVPAGIDLFPVEKIDYYVGHYAQVFGLQKEEFHALGRENPSDLKAPFSMAVLAINMATFINGVAKLHGVVSRSMFKGLWPQLPVTEVPITAVTNGVHARTWVHEDTQDLYGRYLGPRWSDAPPEDELWSRVNSIPDEELWRNHERCRARLVVFARERLQKQLRDRGASPSEIAQAGEVLDPYALTIGFARRFATYKRAALFLRDVDRIKRLLLKKDQPVQFIMAGKAHPKDIPGKELIRQIVHFLRDEGVRARIVFMEDYDMHVARLMVSGCDVWLNTPRRPREASGTSGMKGSMNGLLNLSVLDGWWDEADYVRTGWSIGKGEDYDDPDYQDEVESNALYELLEKEVCPLFYNRGEDGLPRGWVAKMKDAIRLNSPVFNTARMVRDYALQGYFPASDRYHTMTAQKHTAARELASWKAKLFDHWYNIRIEDIDISVDERNPAAVPSDLRVDQSVAVKTRLNLGPLSPDDIQVELYQGSVNETGEIVQGKATPMVCQGTDSQGSSIYTGTLSYTSSGLHGLTVRALPRHVDLSNAYEPRLILWA; encoded by the coding sequence ATGCAGCCGATTCGTACCTTCAACGTTACGCCGGCTCTGCCGGAGCGTTTGGAGCCCTTGCGCAAGTTAGCCTATAACCTGCATTGGGTATGGAATGTCGAGACGACTAGCCTCTTCCGTCGTCTCGACCCAGACCTATGGACCTCCAGCCGCCATAACCCAGTTCTGATGCTGGGAACCATTAGCCAAGAACGGTTGCAGGAGGCAGCGGAAGACGAAGGCTTTCTAGCCCAGATGGAACGAGCCGCTCGCCAGTTTGATGACTACCTGCAACGGGGCACCTGGTATCGCAAGCAGCGTGGTGTCAATGCTGCCGAAAACGAGTGCTACGCCTATTTCTCAGCTGAGTTTGGCCTGACCGACTGTCTGCCTATCTACTCTGGCGGCTTAGGAGTCTTAGCCGGGGATCACCTGAAGTCAGCCTCCGACCTAGGGCTGCCACTGGTGGGCGTGGGGCTTCTGTACCAGAAAGGCTACTTCTCTCAGTACCTCAACGCCGATGGCTGGCAGCAGGAGCGCTACCCGATCAATGATTTCTATAATCTGCCCCTACATCTAGAACGCAACCCGGACGGCTCCGAGTTGCGGATCTCCGTTGATTTTCCTGGGCGTCAAATCTTGTCTCGGGTTTGGCGAGTGCAGGTGGGAACCGTGCCACTCTACCTGCTCGACACCAACATTGAACTCAATAGTCAGTACGACCAAGACATTACCGACTATCTCTATGGCGGCGACATCGACCTGCGCATCCATCAGGAAATGATGCTGGGCATTGGTGGCGTCAAAATGCTCAAGGCGTTGGGGCTGAATGTGACCGCCTTCCACATGAACGAGGGCCACGCTGCCTTCCTCGGCCTTGAGCGGATCCGCACGATGATCCAGGAAGACGGCCTTACTTATGACCAAGCCCATCAGGTCGCTCAATCCAGCCAATTATTTACCACTCATACACCAGTCCCAGCAGGTATTGACCTGTTTCCAGTCGAGAAGATTGACTACTACGTCGGTCACTACGCCCAAGTCTTCGGCCTGCAAAAAGAGGAGTTTCACGCTCTAGGACGGGAAAACCCCAGTGACCTGAAGGCACCCTTCAGCATGGCTGTTCTAGCAATCAACATGGCGACCTTCATCAATGGCGTCGCCAAATTGCACGGCGTGGTCTCACGGTCCATGTTCAAGGGATTATGGCCTCAGCTACCAGTCACAGAAGTGCCGATCACCGCCGTTACAAACGGCGTTCATGCCCGCACCTGGGTTCATGAAGATACTCAGGACCTCTACGGGCGTTACTTGGGTCCTCGCTGGTCTGACGCTCCGCCTGAGGACGAACTATGGTCCCGCGTGAACAGCATCCCCGATGAAGAACTCTGGCGCAATCACGAGCGTTGTCGGGCTCGTCTCGTGGTCTTTGCCCGCGAGCGGTTGCAAAAACAACTACGCGACCGAGGTGCTTCTCCCTCTGAGATCGCCCAAGCCGGTGAGGTTCTAGATCCCTACGCGCTCACTATTGGCTTTGCTCGGCGCTTCGCCACCTACAAGCGTGCCGCCCTGTTCCTACGTGATGTAGATCGCATCAAGCGTCTGCTCCTCAAAAAGGACCAGCCTGTCCAATTCATCATGGCGGGTAAAGCTCATCCCAAGGACATCCCCGGCAAGGAGCTGATTCGCCAGATCGTTCACTTCCTACGCGACGAGGGCGTACGCGCCCGCATCGTCTTCATGGAAGACTACGACATGCACGTTGCCCGCTTGATGGTTTCCGGTTGTGATGTTTGGCTGAACACCCCTCGGCGCCCTCGCGAAGCTTCTGGAACCAGCGGCATGAAAGGTTCGATGAACGGCTTGCTCAACCTCAGTGTTCTTGATGGTTGGTGGGATGAAGCTGACTATGTCCGCACCGGCTGGTCCATTGGCAAAGGGGAAGACTACGACGATCCTGACTATCAGGATGAAGTCGAATCCAATGCGCTCTACGAGCTGTTAGAGAAGGAAGTCTGTCCCCTGTTTTACAACCGGGGCGAAGACGGCCTGCCTCGGGGTTGGGTCGCCAAGATGAAAGATGCCATCCGCCTCAACTCCCCCGTTTTCAACACCGCCCGCATGGTTCGGGACTACGCACTCCAGGGCTACTTTCCAGCCAGCGATCGCTACCACACCATGACTGCTCAGAAGCACACCGCAGCTCGAGAGCTTGCTAGCTGGAAAGCCAAACTGTTCGACCACTGGTACAACATTCGCATCGAAGATATTGATATTTCGGTCGATGAGCGCAACCCAGCAGCTGTACCGTCCGACCTGCGAGTGGATCAAAGCGTTGCTGTGAAAACTCGTCTGAATTTGGGACCACTCAGCCCGGATGATATTCAGGTCGAGCTTTACCAGGGTTCTGTCAATGAAACTGGCGAGATCGTGCAGGGCAAAGCAACCCCTATGGTTTGCCAAGGCACAGATTCTCAGGGCAGTAGTATCTACACCGGCACGCTGTCCTACACCAGCAGTGGTCTACACGGGCTGACAGTCAGGGCCTTGCCTCGTCATGTTGACTTGAGCAACGCCTATGAACCTCGGCTCATTCTCTGGGCTTAA
- a CDS encoding two-component system response regulator, which produces MALSSYQVPSLQLVPSRAESTIEAGAPRILVVDDHQPSRLTAVALLMAEGYDVIEAESGPVALSCIVEANPDLVLLDVMMPGMDGFEVCRRLKQDEQTRLIPVIFITALNDRRSRILGIESGGDDFLAKPFDQVELSARVKSLVQQKRLNEDLDHAEKVLFSIAETVESRDPNTGNHCERLVKQGKAFGEFLGLSRTEVKDLMWGGYLHDIGKVGVPDSVLLKPGALTPEEWVIMKQHVLIGERICRPLRTMRGVLPIIRYHHERWDGSGYPDQLASQDIPWLARVFQIIDIYDALTSERPYKRTFTHEEALNILQEETNRGWRDPQLVERFGEFIRMPRVEEA; this is translated from the coding sequence ATGGCCCTCTCCTCCTATCAGGTTCCCAGCCTTCAGCTTGTCCCCTCTCGTGCCGAGAGCACTATTGAGGCAGGGGCGCCTCGCATTCTGGTTGTTGATGATCACCAACCTAGCCGCTTGACTGCGGTTGCTCTGCTGATGGCAGAGGGTTATGACGTCATTGAGGCAGAAAGTGGTCCTGTTGCCCTCAGCTGTATTGTTGAGGCGAATCCAGACCTTGTCCTGTTAGATGTCATGATGCCAGGCATGGATGGCTTTGAGGTCTGTCGTCGCCTCAAGCAAGACGAGCAAACCCGCTTAATTCCGGTCATCTTCATCACGGCTCTGAATGATCGACGCTCTCGCATTCTGGGGATCGAATCTGGGGGCGATGACTTTCTGGCTAAGCCCTTCGACCAGGTTGAACTGAGTGCTCGGGTGAAGTCGCTCGTGCAGCAGAAGCGCCTGAACGAAGATTTGGACCACGCGGAAAAGGTTTTATTTTCAATCGCTGAAACAGTCGAGAGCCGAGATCCTAATACCGGCAACCACTGCGAACGCCTGGTGAAACAGGGCAAAGCGTTTGGTGAGTTCCTGGGGCTCTCCCGCACCGAAGTCAAAGACTTAATGTGGGGCGGCTACCTCCATGACATTGGCAAGGTTGGCGTTCCCGACTCCGTATTGCTCAAACCAGGAGCCCTGACCCCTGAGGAATGGGTGATCATGAAGCAGCATGTGCTGATCGGCGAGCGTATTTGCCGCCCTCTACGGACCATGCGCGGCGTCCTGCCAATTATTCGCTATCACCATGAGCGTTGGGACGGCTCTGGCTATCCTGATCAGCTCGCTAGCCAAGACATTCCCTGGCTGGCTAGAGTTTTTCAAATTATCGACATCTATGATGCTCTAACTAGCGAGCGTCCCTACAAGCGCACTTTCACTCATGAAGAAGCGCTTAACATCCTACAAGAAGAAACTAATCGAGGCTGGCGCGATCCTCAGTTAGTAGAGCGCTTTGGGGAGTTCATCAGAATGCCCAGAGTAGAAGAAGCCTAG
- a CDS encoding helix-turn-helix domain-containing protein translates to MQRQSSQPANLIGVRVRWMRERLQLTQEELASRLGRHGVQLDYVKIGQIENGKRRVVDWELVGFAKALGVSLNWLLSGDEGSF, encoded by the coding sequence ATGCAACGCCAGAGTTCTCAACCCGCTAACTTGATCGGGGTTCGTGTCCGCTGGATGCGAGAGCGTCTTCAGCTCACCCAGGAAGAACTCGCTAGTCGTCTGGGTCGACACGGTGTTCAGCTGGACTACGTCAAGATCGGTCAGATCGAGAACGGCAAGCGCCGAGTTGTCGACTGGGAACTCGTGGGTTTTGCTAAAGCCCTAGGTGTTTCTTTGAATTGGCTACTCAGTGGTGATGAGGGGAGTTTCTGA
- a CDS encoding RNA polymerase sigma factor, RpoD/SigA family yields MDLAPVAVRDSVDCYLNEIGRVPRVNYEEEIALSRQVRAKVAIEAAREQLAVASGVRPSLDQLAEHLGQEPYEIRRTLWLGSQAQQRLIRANLRLVVSVAKRYVGQGVPFLDLIQEGNIGLMRATEKFDPEKGYRFSTYSHWWIRQGITRAVTNQARTVRLPLHMVDKVRKLKRTLRNLSLTHGRRPTETELADAMGLKLKKLRLIQQVAQTPVSLDMPVGAEGDTSLGELLEDSQAQQPFKELHVYTMRQELEQALADLKPLEREILSLRFGLNSNACLTLQEIGEQLNLTRERVRQLEKVALHKLRRSQQQQSLQQYIRS; encoded by the coding sequence ATGGACCTAGCTCCCGTTGCTGTCAGAGACTCTGTAGACTGCTATCTAAACGAGATTGGTCGGGTTCCTCGGGTGAATTATGAGGAGGAAATTGCCCTATCACGCCAAGTTAGAGCCAAGGTAGCGATTGAGGCAGCCCGGGAACAACTGGCTGTAGCCTCAGGCGTGAGGCCAAGCCTTGATCAACTGGCGGAGCATCTCGGTCAAGAGCCTTATGAGATCCGGCGCACACTATGGCTGGGCAGTCAGGCCCAGCAGCGTTTGATTCGAGCTAATTTGCGACTGGTCGTTAGTGTGGCTAAGCGCTACGTCGGTCAGGGAGTGCCTTTTCTAGACCTGATTCAGGAAGGCAACATTGGTCTGATGCGAGCCACAGAGAAGTTTGACCCAGAGAAAGGCTATCGCTTCAGTACCTACTCTCACTGGTGGATTCGCCAGGGTATTACCCGAGCTGTAACCAATCAGGCTCGTACTGTCCGACTCCCCCTACACATGGTTGATAAAGTCCGAAAGCTGAAGCGGACTCTGAGGAACCTGAGTTTGACTCACGGCCGCCGTCCCACCGAGACAGAATTAGCCGACGCTATGGGTCTCAAGCTGAAAAAACTGCGTCTGATTCAGCAAGTTGCCCAGACCCCCGTCTCTTTAGATATGCCGGTGGGGGCTGAAGGCGATACCAGCTTGGGCGAGCTACTAGAAGACAGCCAGGCCCAGCAACCGTTCAAAGAGTTGCACGTTTACACAATGCGTCAAGAGCTGGAGCAGGCCCTGGCGGACTTAAAACCGCTTGAGCGGGAAATTTTGTCTCTGCGTTTCGGGCTAAACAGCAATGCTTGCCTAACCCTTCAGGAGATTGGTGAGCAACTTAACTTAACACGTGAACGAGTTCGGCAGTTGGAGAAAGTAGCCCTGCATAAACTTCGCCGCTCTCAGCAGCAACAGTCGCTCCAGCAGTACATTCGTTCCTAG